DNA from Halorarum salinum:
GGCTCGGACGCCGCCGGCTCGATCCGGATCCCGTCGAGCGCCTGCGGCGTCTTCGGACTCCTCCCCGACTTCGGTCGCGTCCCCGACGGCCCCGACCGGCCGGACGCCTTCGAGAACGTCCTGCCGTACACGTTCCTGGGACCCATCGCGCGGACGGTCGGCGACGCCGCGCTCATGCTCGACGTGATGGCCGGCCCCGACGTCGGTGAACCGTACGGCCTCCCCGCGCCGGAGGGGTCGTACCTCGACGCGCTGGACGCGCCGGTCTCGGACCTGACGATCGGCTACTCGCCGACGTTCGGCGGGTTCCAGGTCGACCCCGCGGTCCGCGACGCGGTCGAGGACGCGCTCGACGCGCTCTCGGCCGCGGGCGCGACCGTGACCGAACTCGACCTCTCCTTCGCGGACTCGTGGGACGATCGCCACGATGCGCTGGAGTGGATCCTCCAGCAGCGGTACGTGGGGCTGTACGAGAACCTCAAACGGACGGCGAGCGTGGACCTGCTCGACGCGGACCGGGAGATCACGCCGGAGGTCGTCTCGCGCATCGAAGCGGGCCTCGACCTCGACGCGGGGACGATGGCGGCGGCGAGGCGACGCCGGACCGCGGTGTACGAGACGGTCCAGCGCGGGCTGGAGGGGGTCGACGTGCTCGCGACGCCGACGCTCTCCCGGACCGCCCCCGAACTGGGGACGACCGACCCGACCGTAGACGGGGAGCCGGTCCACCCGATGCACGGCTGGACGCTCACCTGGCCGCTCAACCTCAGCGGCAACCCCGCGGGATCGATCCCCGTGGGCTTCGACGACGGGCTGCCCGTCGGGATGCAACTCGTCGGCGACCGGCTCGACGACCGGACGGTCGTCGCCGCCTGTGCCGCCGTCGAGCGCGAGCTCCCGTGGATCGGGTCGTACCCGCCCGCGGGGCTGGAGGGGGGAGCATGACCGACGAGGGGGCCACGACCGGGGACGTGCTCGTCACGGACGGGCTCACGAAGTCCTTCGGCGGCATCACGGCGGTCGACGGTCTCGACCTGTCGATCGGGTCGGGCGAGCTCGTCGGGCTGATCGGCCCGAACGGCGCCGGGAAGACGACGACGCTCAACCTCGTCACGGGGTTCCTCCTGCCGTCCGGGGGGATGATTCGGTTCAACGGCGAGGACGTGACGGGCGAGCGGCCGAACGAGCTCTCGCGGCGGGGGGTCGGCCGCACCTTCCAGATCTCGAAGCCGTTCGGCCGGCTGAGCGTGTACGAGAACATGCTCGTCCCGAACGTCCCCTACGGCCCGGCCGAGCGGGAGGAGCGCATCCGCACGCTGCTCGCGGAGCTGAGCCTGGATCACGTGGCCGAGAACCGCGCGGACGAGATCAGCGGCGGTCAGAAGAAGCTGCTGGAACTCGCGCGCGTGCTCATGCTCGATCCGGACCTGGTGCTCCTGGACGAACCCGCCGCGGGGGTGAACCCCGCGCTCATGGACGAGATCATGGAGGACATCAAACGCATCAACGCCGGGGGGACCGCCATCCTCGTCATCGAGCACGACATGTCCGTCATCGAGGAACTGTGCGAACGGGTCGTCGTGATGAACGCCGGTCGGAACATCATGACGGGCACGTTCGAGGAAGTTCGCGCCGACGAGCGCGTCCGGGACGCGTACCTGGGGGGAACCTGAGATGAGCCTGATCGAACTGACCGACGTGGACACCGGATACGACGAGAACCAGGTCCTGTACGACCTGTCGATGCGCATCGAACCCGACCGCGTGAACTGCATCATCGGTCCGAACGGCTCCGGGAAGTCTACCACGCTCAAGGCGATCTACGGGCTGGTCGACGTGTGGGACGGGTCCGTCACCGTCCGCGACGAGGAGGTGACGAACAGCCACCCGCGCGAGGTGCTAGAGCGGGGGGTCGTGATGTTGCCCCAGGACGGCAACGTGTTCCCGGAGATGACCGTGAAGGAGAACCTCCGGATCGGGGGGTACCTCATCGACGACCAGGAGGTGCTCGAGCGGCGATACGAGCAGGTGTACGAGATGTTCCCCGTGCTGGAGGAGCGACGCGACCAGCGTGCTGGCCAGTTGAGCGGCGGCCAGCAGATGATGGTCGCGTTCGGGCGGGCGCTCGTGCCCGACCCGGACATCCTGCTGCTCGACGAACCGAGCGCCGGCCTCGCGCCCGACCTGGTCGCCGACGTGTTCGAACAGGTGGAGATGCTGAAGGAACGGGGGGAGGACATGGTCATCGTCGAACAGAACGTCAGGGCCGTGCTCGAGATCGCGGACCACGTGTACGTCCTGGATCAGGGGCGTCTCGAGTACGAGGGCGATACCGAACAGCTCCGGGACGAGAGCGACATCATGGAGATGTACATCGGGGAGCGCCACCGATGACCCGGGACGAGAGCGACCGGGCCCGGCGACCCCTTCGACCGGCGAACCGCCAGCGGACCGTGACGTCACGCCCGGTCGCCTGCCGGGTGGAGGGCCGCCATGGTTAGCCTCGAACTGCTCGCCCAGCAGTTCGTCAACGGGCTGTTCTTCGGCGGGCAACTCGCGCTCATCGCCATCGGGCTCACGCTCATCTGGGGGGTCGCCCGGGTGCTCAACTTCTCCCACGGCGCGATGTTCATGGTCGGCGGGTTCGTCGGCTACTACACGCTGGGGGCGACGGGAAGCGTCCTCCTCGCGTCGGTGCTGGCCGTCGTCGTCGTGTTCGCGCTCGGGTACGTCATCGAGCACTCGTTGCTGGAGCCGATGCGCGATCGCGAGGAGTTCGACATCGCGTCGATGGTCGTGACGCTCGGGCTCGCCATCTTCCTCGAGAACGCCATCCTCGTGGGGGTCGGCTCCCAGCGGAAGTCGTTCCCGCTTCTCACCGACGTCGTCTGGAACGTCGCGGGCCTGACGATCAGCGCCCAGCGGCTCGTCATCTTCGTCATCTCCCTGGTCGCGCTCGGGCTGTTGTTCCTGGTCATCACCGGGACGAAGCTCGGGCTCGCGATCAGGGCGGTGTCGCAGGACAGCGACACGGCGCTTCTCATGGGCGTGCGACCGAAGCGCGTCTACTCGATCACGTTCGGAGCCAGCGCGGCGCTCGCGGGGCTCGCGGGCGTGCTGTTGGCACCGATGTTCTCGGTCTACCCCTCCGTGGGGTGGTACCCGTTCCTGCTCGCGTTCATCGTGGTGATGGTCGGCGGGCTCGGGAGCGTCCGCGGGACGCTCGTCGCCGCGCTGGGACTGGCAGTCGTCAGGAGTATCAGCATGATCTGGATCGCAAGCGAGACGGCGATGATGGTACTGTTCGCGATCATGGTGGGGGTCCTGGTCGTCAACCCCGACGGCATCGGGGGGTGGCTCGACGGATGACCGGCTCGACGCTCGGCCGGTCGCTCGGGCGTGCCCGCAAACGGCTCCTCGAGGACGCGCGGGGCAGGAACGGGCGCCTGCTCGCGGTCGGCACCGCGCTCGCGCTTCTCGCCCCGCTCGCGCTGACGGCGTACGCCCTGGACATCGTCATGCAGCTGTTCGTCGCGATACTCGTCGTCGGCAGCTGGATCTTCGTCGCGGGCTACTTCGGCATGTTCACCTTCGCGCACGCCGCGCTGTACGGCGTCGGCGCCTACGCCGCGGTGCTGCTCGTGGCGGAGGCGGGCGTGAACCCGATCGCCTCCATCCTGCTGGGCGGCGTCGTCGCGGGGCTGTTCAGCCTCCCCATCGCCTACCCGGTGTTGCGGCTCTCGGGGGCGTACGTCGGCATGGTCACGCTCGCGTACGCGGAGATCATCTACCGCGCGACCATCCTCCTGCGCGAGATCACCGGCGGACCGACCGGCTACACCGGGTTCCCGCATCTGTTCGACGGCGACAGCGTCGCGATGTACTACTTCGTCCTGTTCGTCGTCGCGGCGCTCATGCTCGTGATGTACGTGCTCCTCGTGAACCGATTCGGGCTCGTCGCCCGGGCCATCCGCGAGTCGCCCGACGCCGCGCGGATGCTCGGGAACGACGTCTCCCGGCACAAGCTGATCGGCTTCGTCGTCGGCTCGTCGATCGCCGGCGTCGCCGGGGCGCTGCAGGCGTACAGCATCCTCATCATCTCGCCGCCGATGCTCGAGATCGAGCGGATGATCGAGTTCATGGCGATGGGCATCATCGGCGGCCTCCGGACCCTCAGCGGCGGGGTGTTCGGCGTCGTCGTCGTCTTCGGCCTCAACGAACTCCTGCGCGACTACGGCGAGATGCGGCTCGTCGTCTGGGGGGCGATGCTCGTCGTCGTCACCCTCTACTTCCCGGACGGGATCGCCGACAGCGACTTCGACGTCCGGGAGCGCCTCGCCGGCGGCGACGTCCCCGTCCGCGAGCGGATCAGGGAGGCGATCGGTCGATGACGGTCGCCGGCGGACCGAGGGCGGGCGGACCCTCGCGGGGCATCGACGGACGAACGACGACGCGCGGACGCACCACCGAAACCAATGGACGCAACTGAGACCGTCGGGAACGCGATCGAATCGAAGCGGGACGACCTCGTCGACCTCGTCACCGACCTCGTCGAGGCGAAGACGGTGACCGGGACCGAGGAGCCGGGACAGGCCGTCGTGGTCGACAAGCTCGAATCGCTCGGGCTCGAACCCGACGTCTGGGAGCCCTCGGCCGAGTCGCTGGCCGGCCACGAGGGGCACTTCGAGACGTCGTCGTACGCGGAGTACGGCTACGATGACCGGCCGAACGTCGTCGCGCGCCGCGAGGGCGGCGACGGGCCGACGCTCACCGTCGGCGGCCACGTCGACGTGGTCGACGTCACCGAAGCCGAGTGGGAGCGGGAGCCGTGGACGGTGACCCGCGAGGGCGACACCCTGTACGGGCGCGGCGTCGCCGACATGAAGGGCGGCCTCGCCGCGGTCCTGATCGCCGTGGAGGCGCTGGACGAGGCGGGGATCGACCTCGGGGGCGATCTCCTCTTCCAGAGCACGATCGAGGAGGAGGACGGCGGCGTCGGCGGGGCACTGTCCGTCCTCGAGCGCGGCTACGTCCCCGACGCGGCGGTCATCGCGGAGCCGTTCGCGCTCCCGAACGTCGGCGTCGCCAGCGCCGGCGTGATGTACTTCCGGGTCCGCGTTCCCGGGAAGAGCGTCCACGCGGCGTGGGGCCACCAGGGCGTCAACGCCATCGGCAACGCGGCCACCGTGTACCGGGCGCTCGAACGGCTCGACGACGAGCGGAAGGCCAGCATCGACTACCCGCCCGCCTATCGGGGGGAACCCGACCTCGAGGGGAACGTGACGAACCTCAACGTCGGCACGATCGAGGCGGGCGACTGGCCCTCGACGCTGCCGAGCGAGACGTTCATGGAGGGCCGCATCGGCTGGCCGCCCGGCGAGAGCCGCGCGGAGGTGCGGGCGCAGATCGAGGACGCCGTGGCCGACGCTGCGGCCGAGGACGAGTGGCTGGCCGACCACCCGCCCGAGGTGGAGTGGTTCGGCTGGCAGGCCGAACCCCACGAGGTCGACCCCGACTGCGAGATCGCGACGGTCGCGTCGCGCGTCTCCGAGGAGGTAGCCGGGCGGACCGGCTCGTTCGTCGGCGGGAACGCGGGGCTCGACGAGCGGTTCTTCGAACTCTACTACGACGTCGACGCCGTGTCGGTCGGCCCGACCGGGTCGGGCCTGCACGGCGCCGACGAGCACACCACGCTCACGTCGCTGCTGGAGACGTCGAAGGCCATCGCGGGGATCGCCATCGAGTACTGCGGGATCGACGACTGAACCGGCTCCCGGTTCGGGCCCGGCCGAACCGCCGGGCCGCGGGGACCGCCGACCCGACCGCCCACCGAAACGACTGAGACCACGCCGCCGACAGACACGACCATGACCGACGACGAGATCACCGTCTTCTGGCACGACCGCATGCTCGACCACGAACCGCCCGCGGGGACGTACAAGTACCCCGCCTCGCCCATCGTCGCGGGCGAGGAGCGCCACCCGGACCGCCGGGAGCGCGTGGAGAACATCAAAGCGATGCTCGATCACGCGTTTACCGAGGCCACGGGGTACGAGTCGCCGGAACGCGCCACGCGCGAGGAACTCGAACGGGTCCACGACCCGGAGTACCTCGACTGGCTCGAGGCGTTCTGCGCGGACGGCGGCGGACGCATCGAGGACACGACGACGGGGGCGAACGAGGCCACGTTCGACGCCGCCCGGGTGGCCGCGGGTGCGGCGATGGCCGCCGCGCGGGCGGCGCTCGACGACGGGGATTCGGTCCCGTACGCGCTGTGTCGCCCCAGCGGCCACCACGCCCAGCCGGACCGCGCCGACGGGTTCTGCTTCCTCAACAACGTCGCCATCGCCGCCGAGGAGGCGCTCTCCCGGGGAGCCGACAGCGTCGCCATCGTCGACTGGGACGTCCACCACGGCAACGGCACGCAGGAGGCGTTCTACGGCCGCGAGGACGTGCTCTTCGTGAGCGCCCACGCGGACCACGGCTCCTGGCACCCCGAGTACCACCCGCAGGAGGGCTCGCTCGGGGAGGTCGGCAACGGCGCCGGCGAGGGCTACACCGTGAACGTCCCGCTCCCGCCGGGGACGGGCGACCGGGGCTACGACGCCCTCTTCGAGCGCGTCGTGAACCCCGTCGTCCGGGAGTACGACCCCGACCTCGTCCTCGTGAGCGCCGGCCAGGACGCCGGCGCCGCGGACCCGAATGCGCGAAACCTCGCCACCCGCGACGGCTTCCTGCGGCTCGGCGAGCACGTGCGCCGCCTCGCCGACGGGACCGCGGACGGCCGCCTCGCGCTCGTCCAGGAGGGCGGCTACCAGCAGTCGCACCTGTCGTTCGCGACGCTCGGCGTGTTCGAGGGGCTCCT
Protein-coding regions in this window:
- a CDS encoding amidase; its protein translation is MTGGVPYASARSIADGVRTGELSPVDVVETYLDRIERFNPDLNALVTVSAESAREAAAEAERAVERGDDLGPLHGVPVAIKDLNRTRGVRTTFGSTAFADNVPEEDDTVVARLREAGAVVVGKTNTPEFGRKTVTDNPLFGASANPWDLDRTTGGSSGGSAAAVAAGLVPLALGSDAAGSIRIPSSACGVFGLLPDFGRVPDGPDRPDAFENVLPYTFLGPIARTVGDAALMLDVMAGPDVGEPYGLPAPEGSYLDALDAPVSDLTIGYSPTFGGFQVDPAVRDAVEDALDALSAAGATVTELDLSFADSWDDRHDALEWILQQRYVGLYENLKRTASVDLLDADREITPEVVSRIEAGLDLDAGTMAAARRRRTAVYETVQRGLEGVDVLATPTLSRTAPELGTTDPTVDGEPVHPMHGWTLTWPLNLSGNPAGSIPVGFDDGLPVGMQLVGDRLDDRTVVAACAAVERELPWIGSYPPAGLEGGA
- a CDS encoding branched-chain amino acid ABC transporter permease, with the protein product MTGSTLGRSLGRARKRLLEDARGRNGRLLAVGTALALLAPLALTAYALDIVMQLFVAILVVGSWIFVAGYFGMFTFAHAALYGVGAYAAVLLVAEAGVNPIASILLGGVVAGLFSLPIAYPVLRLSGAYVGMVTLAYAEIIYRATILLREITGGPTGYTGFPHLFDGDSVAMYYFVLFVVAALMLVMYVLLVNRFGLVARAIRESPDAARMLGNDVSRHKLIGFVVGSSIAGVAGALQAYSILIISPPMLEIERMIEFMAMGIIGGLRTLSGGVFGVVVVFGLNELLRDYGEMRLVVWGAMLVVVTLYFPDGIADSDFDVRERLAGGDVPVRERIREAIGR
- a CDS encoding ArgE/DapE family deacylase, coding for MDATETVGNAIESKRDDLVDLVTDLVEAKTVTGTEEPGQAVVVDKLESLGLEPDVWEPSAESLAGHEGHFETSSYAEYGYDDRPNVVARREGGDGPTLTVGGHVDVVDVTEAEWEREPWTVTREGDTLYGRGVADMKGGLAAVLIAVEALDEAGIDLGGDLLFQSTIEEEDGGVGGALSVLERGYVPDAAVIAEPFALPNVGVASAGVMYFRVRVPGKSVHAAWGHQGVNAIGNAATVYRALERLDDERKASIDYPPAYRGEPDLEGNVTNLNVGTIEAGDWPSTLPSETFMEGRIGWPPGESRAEVRAQIEDAVADAAAEDEWLADHPPEVEWFGWQAEPHEVDPDCEIATVASRVSEEVAGRTGSFVGGNAGLDERFFELYYDVDAVSVGPTGSGLHGADEHTTLTSLLETSKAIAGIAIEYCGIDD
- a CDS encoding ABC transporter ATP-binding protein, producing MTDEGATTGDVLVTDGLTKSFGGITAVDGLDLSIGSGELVGLIGPNGAGKTTTLNLVTGFLLPSGGMIRFNGEDVTGERPNELSRRGVGRTFQISKPFGRLSVYENMLVPNVPYGPAEREERIRTLLAELSLDHVAENRADEISGGQKKLLELARVLMLDPDLVLLDEPAAGVNPALMDEIMEDIKRINAGGTAILVIEHDMSVIEELCERVVVMNAGRNIMTGTFEEVRADERVRDAYLGGT
- a CDS encoding arginase family protein, translating into MTDDEITVFWHDRMLDHEPPAGTYKYPASPIVAGEERHPDRRERVENIKAMLDHAFTEATGYESPERATREELERVHDPEYLDWLEAFCADGGGRIEDTTTGANEATFDAARVAAGAAMAAARAALDDGDSVPYALCRPSGHHAQPDRADGFCFLNNVAIAAEEALSRGADSVAIVDWDVHHGNGTQEAFYGREDVLFVSAHADHGSWHPEYHPQEGSLGEVGNGAGEGYTVNVPLPPGTGDRGYDALFERVVNPVVREYDPDLVLVSAGQDAGAADPNARNLATRDGFLRLGEHVRRLADGTADGRLALVQEGGYQQSHLSFATLGVFEGLLDRRVELEQFGTDDPFAWLDEPTELVDAWLDEAVDHHRTYWNLE
- a CDS encoding ABC transporter ATP-binding protein — translated: MSLIELTDVDTGYDENQVLYDLSMRIEPDRVNCIIGPNGSGKSTTLKAIYGLVDVWDGSVTVRDEEVTNSHPREVLERGVVMLPQDGNVFPEMTVKENLRIGGYLIDDQEVLERRYEQVYEMFPVLEERRDQRAGQLSGGQQMMVAFGRALVPDPDILLLDEPSAGLAPDLVADVFEQVEMLKERGEDMVIVEQNVRAVLEIADHVYVLDQGRLEYEGDTEQLRDESDIMEMYIGERHR
- a CDS encoding branched-chain amino acid ABC transporter permease, with the protein product MVSLELLAQQFVNGLFFGGQLALIAIGLTLIWGVARVLNFSHGAMFMVGGFVGYYTLGATGSVLLASVLAVVVVFALGYVIEHSLLEPMRDREEFDIASMVVTLGLAIFLENAILVGVGSQRKSFPLLTDVVWNVAGLTISAQRLVIFVISLVALGLLFLVITGTKLGLAIRAVSQDSDTALLMGVRPKRVYSITFGASAALAGLAGVLLAPMFSVYPSVGWYPFLLAFIVVMVGGLGSVRGTLVAALGLAVVRSISMIWIASETAMMVLFAIMVGVLVVNPDGIGGWLDG